In Halobacteriovorax marinus SJ, the following proteins share a genomic window:
- a CDS encoding enolase C-terminal domain-like protein — protein MNYTYRKGSCPLRREIKIGNEIIHEREWIEIDNGIIKVDLAPLPGLHQETLKESYLDFKNAEFKTPSALFAKECFDFFTGVEDIEIKSNKLLYIDLSNDPKESANTCQVNTIYKVKIGRGDLDLERKWLKIFLENLNESTQIRLDGNMSFTVEQLNAYLEDLKLDRVQYIEEPLVNATEWQLIKRSHELEFALDENIGHRRDFHFAKYIIVKPTWNLSLRNTLKELALENQEVVISSAFEPPNNMKILKMLAAEGDQVPGLDTLEYFNLDRLNISPFNII, from the coding sequence GTGAATTACACATATAGAAAGGGAAGCTGCCCTCTAAGAAGAGAAATTAAAATTGGTAATGAAATCATTCATGAACGAGAGTGGATTGAAATAGATAACGGTATTATAAAAGTCGATCTCGCTCCACTTCCAGGTCTTCACCAAGAAACTCTTAAAGAGTCATATCTAGACTTTAAAAATGCAGAGTTTAAAACTCCTAGTGCACTCTTTGCTAAGGAGTGTTTTGATTTCTTTACCGGTGTAGAAGATATTGAAATAAAGAGTAATAAACTTCTCTATATAGATTTAAGTAATGACCCAAAAGAATCAGCAAACACTTGCCAAGTGAATACTATCTACAAAGTAAAAATTGGAAGGGGTGATTTAGATCTTGAAAGAAAGTGGCTAAAGATTTTTTTAGAAAATTTAAATGAGTCTACTCAGATTCGACTAGATGGAAATATGTCTTTCACAGTAGAGCAACTCAATGCATACCTAGAAGACTTAAAACTAGATAGAGTGCAATATATAGAAGAACCACTAGTAAATGCAACTGAGTGGCAATTAATAAAAAGATCTCATGAACTAGAGTTCGCCCTTGACGAAAATATTGGGCACAGAAGAGATTTTCATTTTGCAAAGTACATTATTGTCAAACCAACTTGGAATCTTTCTCTAAGAAATACTCTTAAAGAATTGGCCCTAGAAAACCAAGAAGTCGTTATTTCAAGCGCCTTTGAGCCTCCCAACAACATGAAAATATTAAAGATGCTTGCGGCCGAAGGCGACCAAGTTCCAGGACTTGATACATTAGAGTACTTTAATTTAGATAGGCTCAATATTTCACCTTTTAATATTATTTGA
- a CDS encoding 1,4-dihydroxy-2-naphthoate polyprenyltransferase — translation MNNKLSAWIQASRPKTLPAACGPVILGSALAYEMGENFSPLIFILTLLAAVSMQIGTNLVNDYYDAVRGIDSEKRLGPTRVTQAGLIPAPVVKRGFILCFLFAVVVSIYLMYIGGSTIIIMGILCILAAYGYTGGPFPFSHYALGELFALIFFGPVAVWGTYYLQYKEFNLDIIILGLGPGLISAAIMSVNNLRDIESDSKTQKVTIATLVGEKFARAFTLSLVLLSTFIPYYAYLKLNLSWSILATITCYPFFLTWKQIAKAPIDSKLNLALANTGKYLFLYCAVFSLGALL, via the coding sequence ATGAATAATAAACTCAGTGCCTGGATACAAGCATCTAGGCCTAAGACACTACCAGCGGCCTGTGGTCCAGTTATCTTAGGTAGCGCCCTGGCCTATGAAATGGGCGAAAATTTCTCACCTCTAATTTTCATCCTAACATTACTAGCAGCTGTATCCATGCAAATTGGAACGAACCTTGTTAATGACTACTATGATGCCGTAAGAGGTATTGATAGTGAAAAGAGACTTGGACCTACGAGGGTGACACAAGCAGGACTTATACCTGCACCAGTTGTAAAGAGAGGATTTATTCTCTGTTTTCTCTTTGCAGTAGTTGTGAGTATTTATCTTATGTATATCGGTGGTAGTACAATTATCATCATGGGGATTCTCTGTATCCTAGCGGCCTATGGCTATACTGGTGGCCCCTTTCCCTTTAGTCATTACGCTCTAGGAGAGCTCTTTGCTCTTATCTTCTTTGGTCCAGTAGCTGTTTGGGGAACTTACTATCTCCAATATAAAGAGTTCAACTTAGATATTATTATACTAGGTCTAGGCCCTGGGCTAATCTCTGCCGCTATCATGAGTGTGAATAATTTAAGAGATATTGAGAGTGATTCAAAAACTCAAAAAGTAACTATTGCAACTTTAGTAGGAGAGAAATTTGCTCGCGCCTTTACACTCTCACTTGTACTTCTATCAACGTTCATTCCTTACTATGCCTACTTAAAGTTAAATCTTTCATGGTCTATTTTAGCGACAATAACTTGTTACCCTTTCTTTTTAACGTGGAAGCAAATTGCTAAAGCGCCTATTGATAGCAAGCTTAACCTCGCTCTGGCCAACACTGGAAAGTATCTCTTTCTTTACTGCGCAGTTTTTAGTCTTGGAGCGCTACTGTGA
- the menD gene encoding 2-succinyl-5-enolpyruvyl-6-hydroxy-3-cyclohexene-1-carboxylic-acid synthase: MANNLSTLWSSIIIDELIKSDVTHYYISPGMRNAPLVQSLLQRRDEVSLFLGVDERAQSYRALGNAKATGKTSALICTSGTALANYTPAIIEAKKSATPLIVLSADRPIELATSDANQTINQVHFYGHHILADNCLGAPTTEICPQVIRNTVDHLIFRSRYPIKGPVHLNIPLREPIDMTEVHIDEDYVERAKSGFKKSFQTKYFPPTQGLSPLAKESIAKIIKDNPKGLLVVGSLPCSLDKEIIKAFIQKLNWPVFLDISSSLKYNYSIRDNIIPTFDHSEVYEQMSRVKPSAIIHLGGRTTSKHYYRFLEEFADIELISVNWSEEKEDPSQNTDYRMICEVDQFCLEMCEHIQPSENPIRINWSEFTQKKCQLIEESPLSYPVISKKIIDQIEDKQSLYIANSTVVRSFDNYLSMESTKDIDIFTNRGVSGIEGLMASALGAAESMNKYMTLVIGDVSFLHDLNSLQLIKDSKTPMCIVLVNNSGGGIFTLLPIAKEEALLPYLTTPHDLTFESAAEQFSIDYIKVTSTSSFEEAFQNAQKKKNTILIEAIVSNEENIEVYNKLKTVKL; encoded by the coding sequence TTGGCCAATAACCTCTCAACACTTTGGTCTTCAATAATTATTGATGAGTTAATCAAGTCTGATGTTACCCATTACTATATTTCACCGGGCATGAGAAATGCCCCATTGGTTCAATCTCTACTACAAAGAAGAGATGAGGTTTCACTATTCCTAGGAGTAGATGAAAGAGCACAGTCCTATAGAGCACTTGGAAATGCTAAGGCCACAGGTAAAACATCAGCACTTATTTGTACTTCTGGAACGGCACTAGCAAATTATACACCTGCAATTATCGAAGCTAAGAAATCAGCAACTCCTCTAATTGTTCTCTCTGCCGACAGACCAATTGAGCTTGCCACAAGTGATGCCAATCAAACAATTAATCAGGTTCACTTTTATGGGCACCATATATTAGCAGACAATTGCTTAGGGGCCCCAACAACAGAAATTTGTCCACAGGTTATAAGAAACACTGTAGACCATCTTATTTTCAGATCACGCTACCCTATCAAAGGGCCAGTACATTTAAATATACCTCTTAGAGAGCCAATTGATATGACAGAGGTTCATATTGATGAAGACTATGTAGAAAGAGCTAAGAGTGGATTTAAGAAATCTTTTCAAACAAAGTACTTTCCTCCAACCCAAGGGCTTAGTCCATTGGCCAAAGAGAGCATTGCAAAGATTATCAAGGATAATCCAAAAGGCCTACTTGTTGTTGGCTCCCTTCCTTGTTCGCTCGATAAGGAAATTATCAAGGCCTTTATCCAAAAGTTAAATTGGCCAGTATTCTTAGATATATCTTCTTCACTAAAATATAATTACTCAATAAGAGATAATATCATTCCAACTTTTGATCATAGCGAAGTCTATGAACAAATGAGCAGAGTTAAACCTTCGGCAATCATTCACCTCGGTGGTCGAACAACAAGTAAACACTACTATAGATTTTTAGAAGAGTTTGCTGACATTGAACTTATTAGTGTTAACTGGAGTGAAGAAAAAGAAGACCCTTCTCAGAACACAGACTACAGAATGATCTGCGAAGTAGATCAATTCTGTCTTGAGATGTGTGAACATATTCAACCAAGTGAGAATCCAATTAGAATCAATTGGAGTGAGTTCACACAAAAGAAATGTCAATTAATTGAAGAGTCGCCTCTAAGCTACCCTGTTATCTCTAAGAAAATAATTGATCAGATAGAAGACAAGCAGTCTCTATATATTGCAAATAGTACGGTAGTTCGAAGTTTTGATAACTACTTATCAATGGAGAGCACTAAGGATATTGATATATTCACTAACCGCGGTGTTAGCGGGATAGAAGGACTAATGGCCAGTGCTCTAGGTGCAGCCGAGAGTATGAATAAGTATATGACTCTAGTCATTGGTGATGTAAGTTTTCTACATGACTTAAACTCGCTACAGCTTATTAAAGATTCTAAAACACCAATGTGTATCGTCTTAGTTAATAATAGCGGAGGAGGAATCTTCACTCTACTTCCAATTGCAAAGGAAGAGGCCTTATTGCCCTACCTCACAACTCCACACGATCTTACTTTTGAGAGTGCAGCAGAACAATTTTCCATAGACTATATAAAAGTAACTTCAACATCTTCTTTTGAAGAAGCATTTCAAAATGCTCAGAAAAAGAAGAATACAATCCTAATCGAAGCGATTGTCTCCAACGAAGAAAATATTGAAGTCTATAATAAATTAAAAACGGTTAAATTATGA
- a CDS encoding isochorismate synthase, whose protein sequence is MINLLELKHSVIRQLSEHWKQVDFDNLSKDKKRFVTYKFKIEKTKLSNLLGHVIHRPLNYFKSKDNSKEILGIGSHITYTKKYDYNKLLGLIESDNDLVFLGAQRFDSNTKRDDAWSGFDECHFTLPKIIFETTPESTVLKVVFNKKSISTEDKRSNALFELEAYLNFIRHEFTVTKPREVATYPSKDQWSNMVDYCLNTLSTTPLEKVVIARKEIVEFDRLADPMAIFEKNMKNANDSYLMYLDPGDGKVFMSFTPEKLFKLNNREISLDCLAGTRPRSNDFEADLKFQSELMSSAKELNEHRIVTREIQEKLSNLGADVRVENKESILKLKFIQHLHTHINATLPERSNFAVLLNTFHPTPAVGGRPWEMAKKCIEQAEPFDRGLYAGPMGYISAESCEFAVAIRSALTEETKLHLFGGCGLVTGSEAESEWVETQNKMKNFEITL, encoded by the coding sequence ATGATTAATCTATTAGAGTTGAAACATTCAGTAATAAGACAGCTTTCAGAGCATTGGAAGCAAGTTGACTTTGATAATCTATCAAAAGATAAGAAGCGTTTTGTTACTTATAAATTTAAAATCGAAAAGACAAAATTATCAAACCTTCTTGGTCACGTTATTCATAGGCCTTTAAATTATTTCAAGAGTAAAGATAATTCAAAAGAGATCCTAGGTATTGGCTCTCATATTACTTACACAAAGAAATATGATTATAATAAACTCTTAGGCCTTATCGAGTCTGACAACGACCTCGTATTCCTTGGAGCACAGCGATTTGACTCAAACACAAAGCGCGATGATGCATGGTCAGGTTTTGACGAATGTCACTTCACACTGCCAAAGATTATTTTTGAAACAACACCTGAATCAACTGTTCTAAAGGTTGTTTTTAATAAGAAGTCAATTTCAACAGAAGACAAGAGATCGAATGCTCTCTTTGAACTCGAAGCTTACTTAAACTTCATTAGACATGAATTTACAGTGACAAAGCCTAGAGAAGTGGCCACTTACCCTTCTAAAGATCAGTGGTCTAATATGGTTGATTACTGCTTAAATACACTTTCTACAACACCTTTAGAGAAAGTGGTTATTGCTAGAAAAGAAATTGTAGAATTTGATAGACTAGCTGACCCAATGGCCATCTTTGAGAAGAATATGAAAAATGCTAATGATAGCTACCTCATGTATCTCGATCCAGGCGATGGGAAAGTCTTTATGAGCTTCACACCAGAGAAGCTCTTTAAGTTAAACAATAGAGAGATCTCTCTCGACTGTCTTGCTGGTACTAGACCTAGATCAAATGACTTTGAAGCCGATTTAAAGTTTCAAAGTGAGCTTATGAGCTCAGCGAAAGAGTTGAATGAGCACAGAATCGTCACTAGAGAAATCCAAGAAAAACTTTCAAATCTTGGTGCAGATGTTCGAGTTGAAAATAAAGAGTCTATACTCAAGTTAAAATTTATTCAGCATTTGCACACTCATATTAATGCAACTCTTCCAGAGAGAAGTAACTTTGCAGTTCTTCTTAATACATTCCACCCTACGCCGGCCGTAGGCGGAAGACCGTGGGAGATGGCAAAGAAGTGCATTGAGCAGGCAGAGCCTTTTGATAGAGGACTCTACGCAGGTCCAATGGGCTATATCTCTGCAGAGTCATGTGAATTTGCAGTTGCAATTCGCAGTGCTCTTACAGAAGAGACGAAGTTACATTTATTTGGAGGTTGTGGTCTAGTCACTGGCAGCGAAGCTGAAAGTGAGTGGGTAGAAACTCAAAATAAAATGAAGAACTTCGAGATCACACTCTAG
- the ubiE gene encoding bifunctional demethylmenaquinone methyltransferase/2-methoxy-6-polyprenyl-1,4-benzoquinol methylase UbiE: protein MTTALQGRKKESWKIFDEIAGTYDLLNKLLSCGIDIYWRSKLLKNLPKRENMQALDLATGTADVPLVLVKSKNISKVTGIDLSKGMVEFGKKKVKKAGKENKIALHIGDGCNIPAADETMDVVTISFGIRNFPDPQKSLREIFRVLKPGGRVMIMEFGLPKNFLVRAVYMFYFRHLLPFVGNLLSKHKDAYTYLNETVEDFPYGESFTNWMKEAGFSNANFTELTFGISNLYIGDKK, encoded by the coding sequence ATGACGACAGCGCTTCAAGGCCGTAAAAAAGAATCTTGGAAAATATTTGATGAGATTGCAGGAACTTATGATCTTTTAAATAAGTTACTCTCCTGTGGTATCGATATCTACTGGAGAAGTAAGCTCTTAAAGAATCTACCTAAAAGAGAAAATATGCAGGCCCTTGACCTTGCAACGGGAACAGCTGATGTTCCTCTCGTACTCGTAAAATCAAAGAATATTTCTAAAGTTACTGGGATCGACCTATCAAAAGGAATGGTTGAATTTGGTAAGAAGAAGGTTAAGAAAGCTGGTAAAGAAAATAAGATTGCACTTCATATTGGCGATGGATGTAATATTCCTGCCGCTGATGAAACAATGGACGTTGTAACAATCAGCTTTGGTATTAGAAACTTCCCAGACCCACAAAAATCCCTAAGAGAGATCTTTCGCGTTTTAAAGCCAGGTGGCAGAGTGATGATTATGGAATTTGGCCTACCAAAGAATTTTCTTGTTAGGGCCGTCTACATGTTCTACTTCAGACACCTTCTTCCATTTGTTGGAAACTTACTTTCAAAGCATAAAGATGCTTATACATATCTTAACGAAACAGTTGAAGACTTTCCTTATGGTGAAAGTTTTACTAATTGGATGAAAGAAGCAGGATTTTCAAATGCAAACTTCACAGAGCTAACATTTGGAATCTCAAACCTTTATATCGGTGATAAGAAATAA
- a CDS encoding polyprenyl synthetase family protein, with protein MLQDFLSTIPLKTLKHVKDMDLNISSNNCSKAVNELLQNSVLVGGKRLRPLLTYLVGHLYGVDFKTLDPYAKSIELVHAASLSHDDVIDNATTRRGVASINIQASNKKAVLAGDYLLSDVIVNLTNAGNLELVGEMAKVIQDLAIGEWIQADAIETRDYTSELIEEIAIKKTASVMSWCCYAPAILAGLSRSTIEKSKQMGIDLGIAFQLMDDTLDFSSESQKDANLDLDNELVNSVIFQWLSMHPVEFEKYRNGESLSKLYNGEKIEKAVEVVREAANKHIESARNLLEEIQKDLCTNEKEMKAFNKNKKPILYIFDYLTQRRH; from the coding sequence ATGTTACAAGACTTTCTATCTACAATTCCCCTGAAGACCCTAAAGCATGTCAAAGATATGGATCTCAATATATCTTCGAATAACTGCTCAAAGGCCGTAAATGAGCTCCTTCAAAATAGTGTGCTCGTTGGTGGGAAGAGACTTCGTCCGTTGCTCACTTATTTAGTGGGTCATCTCTATGGTGTAGATTTTAAAACTCTTGATCCATACGCAAAATCTATCGAATTAGTCCACGCTGCAAGTTTGTCACATGATGATGTCATTGATAATGCGACAACAAGACGTGGAGTTGCCTCTATCAATATACAAGCTTCAAATAAGAAGGCCGTGCTTGCAGGAGATTACCTTCTCTCTGATGTTATTGTGAATCTCACTAATGCTGGAAACCTCGAATTAGTAGGGGAGATGGCTAAGGTTATTCAAGACCTTGCCATTGGAGAATGGATTCAGGCCGACGCTATTGAGACAAGAGATTATACGAGTGAGCTAATTGAAGAAATTGCTATCAAGAAAACAGCATCTGTGATGAGTTGGTGTTGTTATGCTCCAGCTATTTTAGCCGGGCTCTCTCGCTCTACAATTGAGAAGTCTAAGCAAATGGGAATTGATCTAGGCATTGCCTTTCAATTAATGGATGACACTCTAGACTTTTCTTCAGAGTCTCAGAAAGATGCAAATCTTGATCTAGATAATGAATTGGTAAATTCAGTAATTTTTCAGTGGCTAAGTATGCATCCAGTAGAGTTTGAAAAATATAGAAATGGAGAGTCTCTCTCTAAGCTCTATAATGGTGAGAAAATTGAAAAGGCAGTTGAAGTTGTTCGTGAAGCTGCTAATAAGCATATTGAAAGTGCGAGAAATCTCTTAGAAGAAATCCAAAAAGATCTTTGCACGAATGAAAAAGAGATGAAGGCCTTTAATAAGAATAAAAAGCCTATTCTCTATATCTTTGACTACTTAACTCAACGTCGTCATTAA
- a CDS encoding aminopeptidase P N-terminal domain-containing protein: MEETNYKSRRIQTISKLKDGIAILPAAKYKTRSHDTEFDFRQNSNFKYLTGSNEPESILVLTPHGKKKDHLFVRAKDRMQEIWAGRRLGVEKSKEIFEMDEVYTLDEFDKILPELMKGHSEVFIDLDQNLKLFNKVRKMAMGLDPRGRLKIPTPSAFRHLNPIIEKQRLIKDQNELLLMKSAAKATAKAHRAAMAMASTEHSEADIHNLMNYVFKKNGASGEAYGSIVAGGENGTILHYIENNAPLRDGETLLIDAGSEFGTYASDVTRTFPINGKFTTIQSEIYEVVLRAMKASFSKCSPGHTLEEVHMESVKELSLGLRELGIFKQSVDEIIEKNLFREFYPHGTSHWIGLDVHDQNPYLDKDFNPIKFEKGMCFTVEPGLYFQRDNLEIPEHFRGLAVRIEDDILITDSFYENLTAMIPKEIKEVEAACQEDYKQFL; encoded by the coding sequence ATGGAAGAAACAAATTACAAGAGTAGAAGAATACAAACCATCTCTAAACTAAAAGATGGAATCGCCATTCTTCCTGCCGCTAAATATAAGACTAGATCTCACGATACTGAATTTGATTTTAGACAAAATTCAAACTTTAAGTATCTCACTGGAAGTAATGAACCTGAATCAATCCTCGTTCTTACTCCACATGGAAAAAAGAAAGATCACCTCTTTGTTAGGGCCAAAGATCGTATGCAAGAAATCTGGGCCGGAAGAAGACTTGGGGTCGAGAAATCAAAAGAGATTTTTGAAATGGACGAAGTCTACACTCTAGATGAATTTGATAAAATTCTTCCTGAGTTAATGAAAGGTCATAGTGAAGTATTTATTGACTTAGATCAAAATCTTAAACTCTTTAATAAAGTACGAAAGATGGCAATGGGTCTAGATCCAAGAGGACGATTAAAGATACCAACACCAAGTGCCTTTAGACACCTTAACCCTATAATTGAAAAACAAAGACTCATTAAAGATCAAAATGAATTACTACTTATGAAAAGTGCTGCCAAGGCAACAGCTAAAGCCCATCGTGCGGCCATGGCCATGGCAAGTACTGAGCACAGTGAAGCAGATATTCATAACCTCATGAATTATGTCTTTAAGAAAAATGGAGCAAGTGGTGAAGCCTATGGTTCAATTGTCGCCGGTGGTGAGAATGGAACGATTCTTCATTATATCGAAAATAATGCTCCTTTAAGAGACGGTGAGACTTTATTAATTGACGCTGGAAGTGAATTTGGAACATATGCAAGTGATGTCACTAGAACTTTTCCTATCAACGGAAAATTCACAACTATTCAAAGTGAAATCTATGAAGTTGTTCTTCGTGCAATGAAAGCAAGCTTCTCAAAGTGTAGCCCAGGCCACACATTGGAAGAAGTTCATATGGAATCAGTCAAAGAGCTCTCTCTAGGACTTAGAGAACTGGGTATTTTCAAGCAAAGTGTTGATGAAATCATAGAGAAGAATTTATTTAGAGAATTCTATCCACATGGAACTTCCCATTGGATCGGACTCGATGTTCACGATCAAAATCCATATTTAGATAAGGACTTCAATCCTATTAAATTTGAAAAAGGAATGTGTTTCACTGTAGAGCCTGGACTTTACTTTCAAAGAGATAATTTAGAGATTCCAGAGCACTTTAGAGGATTGGCAGTAAGGATTGAAGACGACATTCTTATTACAGATAGCTTCTATGAAAATCTCACAGCGATGATTCCAAAAGAAATTAAAGAAGTGGAGGCCGCATGCCAAGAAGACTACAAACAATTTCTTTAA
- a CDS encoding inorganic diphosphatase, whose translation MNPWHDVELGLEGSAIVNAIIEVPRGEKTKYELDKTTGLIKVDRILSSAVHYPANYGFIPRTYCDDKDPLDVLVLGQAKVVPMCLMKVKVIGNMHMIDGGEIDDKLIAVHADDPQFNGFNSIKDIPEHTLKEIKNFFETYKALEKKSVEVNEFTDKDHAIEVLNNAIELYNKEEKNLK comes from the coding sequence ATGAATCCATGGCATGATGTAGAGCTTGGACTTGAAGGTTCAGCAATTGTAAACGCGATTATTGAAGTTCCTCGTGGAGAGAAGACAAAGTATGAATTAGATAAGACAACAGGTCTTATTAAAGTTGATAGAATCCTCTCTAGTGCGGTTCACTATCCAGCAAATTACGGATTTATCCCAAGAACATATTGTGATGATAAAGATCCTCTCGACGTTCTCGTATTAGGACAAGCGAAGGTTGTTCCAATGTGCCTTATGAAAGTTAAGGTTATTGGAAATATGCATATGATTGATGGTGGAGAAATTGATGATAAACTTATCGCAGTTCACGCTGACGATCCACAATTCAACGGATTTAACTCAATTAAAGATATTCCAGAGCACACTCTTAAAGAAATTAAGAACTTCTTTGAGACATATAAGGCCTTAGAGAAAAAATCTGTAGAAGTTAATGAGTTCACAGATAAGGATCACGCAATTGAAGTGCTTAACAATGCGATTGAGCTCTACAATAAAGAAGAAAAAAATCTAAAATAA
- a CDS encoding BCCT family transporter, whose translation MSNQQDSTMNRPVFLSSAIFIAMITLFGAIWPKEVEQFFKAIQGWLITNTSWIYILSVGIILFASLWLMLSRMGDIKLGPDHSEPEYTNLSWFAMLFSAGMGIGLLFFGVAEPMMHFTSPPIGEPNSIEAAREAMKITFFHWGLHAWAIYSTLAVILAYFCYRKELPLLPRSAFYPIIGDKIHGRIGDMVDVFAIIGTMFGVATSLGYGVTQVNAGLNYLFGVPQTPAIQVALIAGITLLATISVVLGLDGGIKKLSNLNLFLALLLLVAVIVLGDTVFLLKSYIQNTGAYLSDIIYKTFNLYAYEKKESWIGGWTLLYWGWWISWSPFVGIFIARISKGRTIREFMAGVVFVPAAFTFLWMSVFGNSAISLALQGKADKLIEMVNTNVPVALFQFFEYLPGTTFLSGLGVLLVMTFFISSSDSGSLVIDTLASGGEQEPPVWQRIFWAVMEGVVASILLLAGGLGALQTMTIASAFPMIFMILIALLAFIKSLRADYLLMTSVQNHTTTIQYTQASMTWKERLGTLVDHPTHDQALKFVKEVGFPAIDELAQELSKKDQIVEISKTDQSIDLTIKNLNVEDFQYSIRLREFIVPEYVDESQKSYWRAEVFLFSGGQHYDIYGYSKEQIIADAITQYEKHFHFLHVYNSEEV comes from the coding sequence ATGAGTAATCAACAAGATTCAACGATGAATCGGCCGGTTTTTCTATCGTCCGCTATCTTTATCGCCATGATCACACTCTTTGGCGCCATCTGGCCAAAGGAAGTGGAGCAATTCTTTAAGGCCATTCAAGGCTGGCTTATTACAAATACGAGTTGGATATATATCCTATCTGTTGGGATCATTCTCTTCGCTTCTCTGTGGCTTATGCTCAGTAGAATGGGTGATATCAAGCTAGGTCCAGATCACTCAGAGCCGGAGTATACTAATCTGTCATGGTTTGCCATGCTCTTTAGTGCAGGGATGGGAATTGGACTTCTCTTCTTTGGTGTGGCCGAGCCGATGATGCATTTTACCTCGCCGCCAATAGGTGAGCCAAATAGTATTGAAGCGGCTAGAGAGGCCATGAAGATTACTTTCTTTCACTGGGGATTACATGCTTGGGCCATCTACTCAACTCTAGCAGTTATCTTGGCCTACTTTTGTTATAGAAAAGAATTACCACTTCTTCCAAGATCGGCATTCTATCCAATTATTGGAGATAAGATTCACGGAAGAATTGGCGATATGGTCGATGTCTTTGCCATTATAGGTACTATGTTTGGTGTCGCCACTTCACTAGGCTATGGGGTCACGCAAGTCAATGCAGGTCTCAATTATCTCTTTGGTGTTCCTCAAACTCCTGCTATTCAAGTTGCTCTGATTGCTGGGATAACTCTCTTAGCGACCATTTCAGTTGTTTTAGGACTAGATGGTGGTATTAAGAAATTATCAAATTTAAATCTATTCTTGGCCCTCTTACTTTTAGTAGCGGTTATTGTTCTTGGTGACACTGTATTTCTTTTAAAGTCTTATATTCAAAATACGGGTGCGTATCTCTCAGATATTATCTATAAAACATTTAATCTCTATGCTTATGAGAAAAAAGAGTCATGGATTGGTGGATGGACTCTTCTCTATTGGGGGTGGTGGATTTCATGGTCTCCATTTGTAGGAATTTTCATTGCTAGAATTTCAAAGGGAAGAACCATCAGAGAATTTATGGCCGGAGTGGTGTTTGTTCCTGCTGCATTTACTTTCTTGTGGATGTCAGTATTTGGAAACTCTGCCATTTCTTTGGCCCTACAAGGCAAGGCAGATAAATTAATTGAAATGGTTAATACAAATGTTCCTGTGGCGCTTTTTCAATTCTTTGAATACTTACCTGGAACAACTTTTCTCTCAGGGCTTGGAGTCCTTCTTGTCATGACTTTCTTTATTAGTTCATCTGATTCAGGTTCTCTTGTTATTGATACTCTTGCCTCAGGTGGTGAGCAAGAGCCGCCAGTTTGGCAAAGAATTTTCTGGGCAGTTATGGAAGGTGTTGTGGCCTCTATTCTTCTTCTTGCTGGTGGTCTTGGTGCACTTCAGACAATGACTATTGCTTCTGCCTTTCCAATGATTTTTATGATCCTCATTGCTCTGTTGGCCTTTATTAAGTCACTACGAGCTGATTATCTATTGATGACTTCAGTGCAAAATCATACGACAACAATTCAATATACTCAGGCCTCAATGACGTGGAAGGAGAGACTTGGTACTCTGGTAGATCATCCAACTCACGATCAGGCGCTCAAATTTGTTAAAGAGGTAGGTTTTCCGGCCATTGATGAATTGGCCCAGGAATTATCTAAGAAGGATCAGATTGTTGAGATCTCTAAAACTGATCAAAGTATTGATTTGACCATTAAAAATCTCAATGTTGAAGACTTCCAATATTCAATTAGGCTGCGTGAATTTATTGTTCCAGAGTATGTGGATGAATCGCAAAAGTCTTATTGGAGGGCCGAGGTCTTTCTCTTCTCTGGTGGACAGCACTACGATATTTATGGCTATTCAAAAGAGCAAATAATCGCTGATGCTATAACTCAATATGAGAAGCACTTTCACTTTCTTCATGTTTATAACTCTGAAGAAGTCTAA